Proteins encoded within one genomic window of Engraulis encrasicolus isolate BLACKSEA-1 unplaced genomic scaffold, IST_EnEncr_1.0 scaffold_377_np1212, whole genome shotgun sequence:
- the LOC134443848 gene encoding ladderlectin-like — translation MTTLILLLSLGFLCSATELIHSENITKDSSFSEVSSRASCPGGWRRFSGRCYRFTSTARTWAEAERYCLLLGGNLASVHSVAEYHYIQGLIVTHTHGSPFTWLGGTDAQQNGIWFWSDGSRFTFHLWSPGEPNNQNNRNEACLHMNLGG, via the exons ATGACGACCCTCATCCTGCTTCTCTCCCTGGGTTTCCTGTGTTCTGCCACAG AACTTATCCATTCTGAGAATATTACAAAGGATTCTTCCTTCAGTGAAG TGAGCTCAAGAGCATCCTGTCCTGGTGGATGGAGACGGTTCAGTGGACGCTGCTATAGGTTTACCAGCACTGCAAGAACATGGGCAGAAGCAGAG CGCTACTGTTTACTACTGGGTGGCAATCTGGCGTCTGTGCACAGTGTTGCTGAGTACCACTACATTCAAGGACTCATAGTGACACATACACATGGTTCACCTTTCACTTGGCTTGGTGGAACAGATGCCCAGCAG AATGGAATATGGTTTTGGAGTGATGGATCCAGATTTACATTTCATCTCTGGAGTCCCGGTGAACCCAATAACCAAAACAATAGGAATGAAGCCTGTCTACACATGAACCTTGGAGGTTAG